A region from the Hypomesus transpacificus isolate Combined female chromosome 11, fHypTra1, whole genome shotgun sequence genome encodes:
- the LOC124474241 gene encoding B-cell lymphoma/leukemia 11A-like has protein sequence MSRRKQGKPQHLSKRDFSPEPPSAVGSSLEHSERCSERSYPSEEQGAGSLARVGSRAHPPEQDLLTCGQCQSTFPLADILLFIEHKRKRCYGPPCLARGLDKPPSPSPGLALTPSPALSLHRHRPVEVGVQATPLDHDDRLSSPRGICPKQEHIPGNRGLLLMQDCHVSKIAAVTDFDLRKKNKVGEALD, from the exons ATGTCTCGCCGGAAGCAAGGCAAACCACAGCACTTAAGCAAACGGGATTTTTCAC CCGAGCCCCCGTCAGCCGTCGGATCGTCTCTGGAGCATTCGGAGCGCTGTTCGGAGCGCTCGTACCCCTCTGAGGAGCAGGGCGCAGGGTCGCTGGCCCGAGTGGGCTCCAGAGCCCACCCCCCCGAGCAGGACCTGCTGACCTGCGGCCAGTGCCAGTCCACCTTCCCCCTGGCGgacatcctcctcttcatcgaGCACAAGAGGAAGCGATGCTACGGGCCTCCCTGTCTGGCGAGGGGTCTGGACAAGCCTCCCTCGCCCTCGCCTGGCCtcgccctcaccccctccccggCCCTCTCGCTCCACCGACACAGGCCCGTGGAAGTGGGTGTCCAGGCTACCCCCCTGGACCATGACGACCGCCTCTCATCCCCTCGAGGGATTTGCCCCAAGCAGGAACACATACCAGGTAACAGAGGACTCCTCTTAATGCAGGACTGCCATGTTAGCAAAATAGCAGCAGTAACTGACTTTGActtgagaaagaaaaacaaggtGGGGGAAGCGCTTGACTGA